The Arctopsyche grandis isolate Sample6627 unplaced genomic scaffold, ASM5162203v2 HiC_scaffold_792, whole genome shotgun sequence DNA segment atttttttttatttaagttatatatatttaactacaagtatttatttaagttgaaAATTATAGCAAGTTACAGTTTAGGTTTAAATgggcatttatttaaaaaaaaaattatttaaaacaatattttttaaaaacccccctgttatgattatctacgactataattaataaacagcaacttttaaatttaaataattattttatagaatttaaTAGTTTAAAGGAAATAGTGTTGAGGCCTTTACATCGTTTGTTGGTTTAAGGCtcataaatatgaattatttaaaagaagTAAAAAACTGCCAACTTAATTAATTAACCCAGATGGTTTTACATTTTTTGTGATAACAACTTCAGAATCCACCTAACTTGATTCACTAAGTTTTTCTTTTCACTCTTTTGTTTATTTCCTGATCAGACTTTGTGAGCCCAACTTTTCTTTTTCTTAGAAGCGGTATTTACcccttttatttttgttactacttaaaatatttattgacattaggggttTTAATCTTGACTGattataacaattttatttaagaaaaccGGTTGGATCAGAGCTGTTTAAGCCAATATTATGTAAAGTTGAAGATATAAACCCACATAATTAAATGCCCATGTTTGTATCAAACTgttactatataataaatatctttGTTATGAATATCTACCACTATGTAACCCAAAGtgggaatttttttttagtttctcTAAGTATCAGAAATATCAGGTTCTTGAGAAAATGAAATCTCTTCGTCGGCTGAAAATGATAAATCTTTATGACAtagtaatttattcatatttacatttgtactctttttttgtattttaactttatgtatatcaattaaatattgtttatcaTAACAACAGTTCCCTAATGCATTTCCAAATTGTCTCAGTGCCCTTTTTAATCCGTCAGTACTTGCTTCTTTCTTTGCCTTTTGTATTGCTTGCCCTTTCATTCTTTGGTTTTCTGCATTTCCAAATCCAACATCCTCTTTATAAATTCCATTTTTTAAAGTCACTCTACAAATACAGGAATAACCAACAGAAATCTTATTATCGGCTTTTTCATTGTATTCTtcactaaaactttttatttcagaAGACCATCCATCAaatccaaatattttattagctAATCCAATGATTCTCCAACCTTCTACATAAGTGAGTTTGGTGTTTCCATTTCCTGTTCTTGTACTCAGATATTCTTGGCCCAAGCTTTTTTCTAATTGTTGTGAAATTCTATCTTTTTCTTTCTTGGTGAAATCTTCCGACATTGCAAACGAGGCCaattattttccatttaaaGACTATTTTATCtcaaagaattaaaaatattctaattaaaaaaataaatgtttacaaaTGATTTATTGGGGGTTTAAAAACCACCATTTTCATGTTTTAGGATCCTCTAGTTACTTTCCTATACACTTCTACCATATTCTCTGTCTATTGCTTATTTTTTCTTGACATCTCGtctttaatcaaaaaaaatgtttgggaAAAATTTCTTAAGAAGTAAGGCTGGATCTATCCTTCAATATTAAGTGCGTTTCTTATTTGTCTTGTGTACTTGTTGTAAAAGAAGTGACTAAGAGTTCCTTGTTTATAGCAAAAGGAATTATTTTCactttaaatttatacaaagaggtattaaatttttagaaaaacaagttggatatatattttatacttaaataaataccgatgtttacctcaaactcttactttttaaaataaaatcaatgaattaattaaaaagtaatagtttaaattgttaaagttacccatatgtcattaaattctatttacataaatatctataaaatccattcaaaaatttatactaatttaacgttggatatatataatatactaaaatacaaatgttttgcctcaaactcttactttctCTTCTAAGCAGCGTCatgttttatacaaaaaacttcaatttatacttttctgtttttttaaaaacttgatTTTGATTTGTCGTGTTGGTTTTTATATCTAATGTTAACACCAAACATTTGTTTAATAATTCTCCTCAAAAATCTACTCTTAATAATATGTATCTTATATTATAGGTTGGATTATACCTATTTGAGCCaatgttatttaataaatacccttgttatgattatctttgactttttatattaaacttttaaTATTAATGATGTTTGTTTAGGTTGAGATCTACTTAAAAACTTATTTGTGcttttttaaatctttaataATTGTGAATGTTTCTtaacataaaatttttgaaatattattcccCATGTCAAGTCCAAGAGTAGAAACAAGAATCATGAAGCCATCCGATAACAAAGGGGCAAAAAAGCTtagaagtattttttttgataCTCCCACTCAACTAACATTATCACCAATCCAAGTTCTTGTTGTATCaatgagttttatttttatgatatttatgcTTCATATTTTATCTAAGATTTTCCCTAAAATTTCACCATTACAGATGTTTATTTCATTGGGGTTAATAATTATTTCTGGTTGTATTTCACttggattaaataaaaaataaatgtttactttgatttatatttttttaagacacGATTTTTATTCCACTTTTAAAGTTTTCTATTGTAGtattgttgtgttatcctctattaatataatccctaaatactCTTAATGATTAAATTACTTTAATGATAAAGAGCTTTCGCAATCTTAGATAGCACAAGACAAGTATCACTCCAAATTTTTCTTCTGTTAATTTAATTACTAATTTTTGAACTTTTCTCTTGCCATATGATCAtgtttacattgaaaatataatttaaagtttgatatgaaaaatatacctaaaaaaatacacttttttaCTCCAAAcggttactttttttattttaaccaaaGAAACGATAGAGATCACCATCTAATTCAAAAAAACCTAAAAGTCAATATCTAGCAATAGTCATCGATTGTTAATCACTAAGagcacacatatatgtataatcaatgtTTATTTATCCTTTTTTGTGCAGCTACTCTAATTTAAAATCACTGATCAAACTGTTGTTAGAGACTAAATACAAACTCATTGGTTTGTATATGACTTATTAGATACTCCCTCTCTCAAGTGGCAAGTGCTGCCCCTCCTACAAACATAAATAGTACTTTAGAGTCTTCAAAACATGGCATCATTTAATGATTCAAACTTTTCGCCCAACTTTTTAAAGAGTTAAGAGTATTTATTATTAACTCTATTAGCATTAGATTTACCAATTATCGTAatttatagtaatattatttatgggcTAATCCCTGGATGAACTTTGCGATCATAATATTTCCATAAGAGTTGGTCATTCATTATAACTAAATAGCATTAAATGCTGGAAATTCATTATGATGAACCCAAATACTTATGATTAACTACTCAgcttatttgtttaaaaataaatatttgctaattatttaaaaagttttcgcttaaataaaaaaagtaaatctaATAAGAAAGGTGCATTTAAATACATCtttctataaatttttacagaaTACGGTACAAAATGctctgaaaatattaattttttgttattaagtaatatatttattggcaTTGAGAAACTAATATTGCCaagattataaaaaatttatatttgatagaaagaacttaaaaaaaaaaatattcggatttatttaagctgtagttgttaatacttgttagttttcttcgtgtgatTCGCGCTCTGCTCAGAAGAGCTCCCCTCTGCTTGACAAAGATACAAAGATTTTGGAATCGTCTGATAGTAAGAAAGCAGAAGTTTTTAGGAACCATTTAAGTAAGTTGGCTGAAGTTGAAAATGTTGAGCACCCCATAGTTGTTGTGTCGGAATGTGTTACTGAACTGTCTACTGCGTCTGATAGAAGTATTACTTGGAGTGAAATTAGAGAAATCTTGTGCAGATTGCAAAATAATAAAGCTACTAGCCTGGATGGGATTCCTTGTGAACTGTATAAGTTGGTTAGTGGTGATCTGAGATGTGAGAAAAGTATGAGTAAAGCTATCTTGAAAATGtctaatttttgttttagtaATGGGTTTACCCCGAGTCAGTGGAAGCAAAATGTCGTTGTTATGTTGTTTAAGAAAGATGATCCTGAGGATACTGATAACTATAGAGGTATAACCTTGATTAATACGTTGTCTAAAGTCTATTTGAAAGTAATTGCTGACAGGTTGGCTGTGTTGaataaagaatttaaaattattagaaGTGAACAAATTGGTTTTATTGGTGGTGAACAGGGTCTTGGTGCTGCAGCATCTGTTATTGAAATTGTTCAAAGAAGGACTTTAGATTCTAGACAGACTTGGTTgggatttattgattttaagaaGGCTTATGATCTGGTTTCTCATCAActtttatttaacaaacttCATGAAAAAGGTCTGGGGCCTAAATTTATCAATTGTATTAGGAGTGCTTATAGTAGTACTGA contains these protein-coding regions:
- the LOC143922193 gene encoding uncharacterized protein LOC143922193 gives rise to the protein MSEDFTKKEKDRISQQLEKSLGQEYLSTRTGNGNTKLTYVEGWRIIGLANKIFGFDGWSSEIKSFSEEYNEKADNKISVGYSCICRVTLKNGIYKEDVGFGNAENQRMKGQAIQKAKKEANLSFSADEEISFSQEPDISDT